A DNA window from Streptococcus parapneumoniae contains the following coding sequences:
- the glgD gene encoding glucose-1-phosphate adenylyltransferase subunit GlgD, giving the protein MKIDKYSAILGNTVGFHDMSTLTDHRPVASLPFGGKYRLIDFPLSSLANAGVRSIFGIFQQDNISSVFDHIRSGREWGLSTLLSHYYLGIYNTRVESSTVGKEYYQQLLTYLKRSGSNQTVALNCDVLINIDLNQVFHLHSTTKGPITVVYKKLAKKDISEVNAILEVDETDHVRSHKLFDSKLPDQIYNMSTDIFVVDTPWLIERLEEEAKKEHPEKLRYVLRDLAAKEEAFAYEYTGYLANIHSVESYYQSNKDMLESQKFYSLFSPNQKIYTKVKNEEPTYYANTSKVSTSQFASGSIIEGQVANSVLSRNIHVHKDSLVKDSLLFPRVVIGEGAQVEYAILDKGVEVEPGVVIRGTAEHPVVVKKGSKVTEDIHS; this is encoded by the coding sequence ATGAAGATTGATAAATATTCAGCCATTTTAGGAAATACAGTTGGTTTTCATGATATGTCAACACTGACAGACCACCGTCCAGTAGCTAGTTTGCCATTTGGTGGTAAATATCGCTTGATTGACTTCCCGCTTTCAAGTCTTGCTAATGCAGGTGTCCGTAGTATCTTTGGTATTTTCCAACAAGATAATATCAGTTCTGTCTTTGACCATATCCGTTCAGGACGTGAGTGGGGCTTATCAACTCTTCTCAGTCACTATTATCTAGGTATTTACAATACCCGTGTAGAAAGTAGCACAGTTGGAAAAGAATACTACCAACAGCTTCTTACTTATTTGAAACGTTCTGGCTCCAACCAAACAGTTGCCCTCAACTGTGATGTTTTGATTAATATTGATTTGAACCAAGTTTTCCATCTACATAGTACAACAAAAGGGCCTATCACTGTAGTTTATAAAAAACTAGCTAAGAAAGACATTTCAGAAGTAAACGCAATCTTGGAAGTGGATGAAACAGACCATGTTCGTTCTCATAAACTCTTTGATAGCAAGTTACCAGATCAAATCTATAACATGTCTACAGATATCTTTGTCGTTGATACACCTTGGTTGATTGAACGCTTAGAAGAAGAAGCTAAGAAAGAACATCCAGAGAAGTTGCGCTATGTTTTACGGGATTTGGCTGCAAAAGAAGAGGCTTTTGCCTACGAGTACACAGGTTATCTGGCAAATATTCACTCTGTAGAGTCTTATTATCAATCTAACAAAGATATGCTTGAATCACAAAAATTCTACTCTCTCTTCTCACCAAATCAAAAGATTTATACAAAGGTTAAAAACGAAGAGCCAACTTACTATGCCAATACATCTAAGGTAAGTACTTCTCAGTTTGCTTCTGGTAGTATCATTGAAGGTCAAGTGGCTAATTCTGTTCTATCACGTAATATTCATGTCCACAAGGATAGCTTGGTTAAAGATAGCCTGCTCTTCCCTCGTGTTGTTATTGGAGAAGGAGCTCAGGTCGAATATGCTATCTTGGACAAGGGTGTTGAAGTTGAGCCTGGTGTTGTGATTCGAGGAACTGCAGAACATCCAGTTGTCGTTAAGAAAGG
- a CDS encoding glucose-1-phosphate adenylyltransferase: MKNEMLALILAGGQGTRLGKLTQNLAKPAVQFGGRYRIIDFALSNCANSGIHNVGVITQYQPLALNNHIGNGSSWGLDGINSGVSILQPYSASEGNRWFEGTSHAIYQNIDYIDSVNPEYVLILSGDHIYKMDYDDMLQSHKDNNASLTVAVLDVPLKEASRFGIMNTDANNRIVEFEEKPAQPKSTKASMGIYIFDWQRLRNMLVAAEKSNVDMSDFGKNVIPNYLESGESVYAYEFNGYWKDVGTIESLWEANMEYISPENALDSRNRQWKIYSRNLISPPNFLGANAHVEDSLVVDGCFVDGTVKHSILSTGAQVREGAEVVDSVIMSGAIVGQGAKIKRAIIGEGAVISDGVEIDGTEEVQVVGYNEVVGVATDED; this comes from the coding sequence ATGAAGAATGAAATGTTAGCTTTGATTCTTGCTGGTGGGCAAGGAACTCGTCTCGGAAAACTCACTCAAAACCTTGCAAAACCAGCTGTGCAATTTGGTGGGCGCTACCGTATCATTGACTTTGCTCTTTCAAACTGTGCCAACTCAGGGATTCACAATGTTGGAGTCATTACACAGTACCAACCTCTTGCTCTCAATAACCATATTGGGAATGGTTCAAGCTGGGGACTAGACGGTATCAATTCTGGTGTCTCTATTCTTCAACCGTATTCTGCAAGTGAAGGAAATCGTTGGTTCGAAGGGACTAGTCACGCTATTTACCAAAATATTGACTATATCGACAGTGTCAATCCTGAGTATGTCTTGATTCTGTCTGGGGACCACATCTATAAAATGGACTATGATGATATGCTCCAGTCACACAAGGATAATAATGCTAGTTTGACAGTAGCAGTTCTTGATGTTCCTCTAAAAGAAGCTAGCCGTTTTGGTATTATGAACACAGATGCCAATAACCGCATTGTTGAATTTGAAGAAAAGCCAGCACAACCAAAATCTACAAAGGCTTCTATGGGTATTTACATCTTTGATTGGCAACGTCTGCGCAATATGCTTGTTGCTGCTGAAAAGAGCAATGTAGATATGTCAGATTTTGGTAAAAATGTCATTCCAAATTACCTTGAGTCAGGTGAAAGTGTCTATGCATATGAGTTTAATGGCTACTGGAAAGATGTTGGTACCATTGAGTCACTTTGGGAAGCAAATATGGAGTACATTTCTCCAGAGAATGCCTTGGACAGCCGTAACCGTCAATGGAAGATTTACTCAAGAAACTTAATTTCACCACCAAACTTCCTTGGGGCAAATGCTCATGTGGAAGATTCCTTGGTTGTTGATGGCTGTTTTGTAGATGGAACTGTTAAACATTCTATCCTTTCAACAGGTGCGCAAGTTCGCGAAGGGGCAGAAGTAGTAGATTCAGTTATCATGAGTGGTGCAATTGTTGGTCAGGGAGCTAAAATTAAACGTGCCATTATTGGTGAAGGTGCAGTTATTTCTGACGGTGTCGAAATTGATGGAACAGAAGAAGTACAAGTTGTAGGATATAATGAAGTAGTGGGGGTAGCAACAGATGAAGATTGA
- the glgB gene encoding 1,4-alpha-glucan branching protein GlgB, whose amino-acid sequence MDKREALRTFMTGENFHLQHYLGAHREELNGEYGYTFRVWAPNAQAVHLVGDFTNWIEGQIPMVRNDFGVWEVFTNMAQEGHIYKYHVTRQNGHQLMKIDPFAVRYEARPGTGAIVTELPEKKWKDGLWLARRKRWGFAERPVNIYEVHAGSWKRNPDGSPYSFAQLKDELIPYLVEMNYTHIEFMPLMSHPLGLSWGYQLMGCFALEYAYGRPEEFQDFVEECHINNIGVIVDWVPGHFTINDDALAYYDGTPTFEYQDHNKAHNYGWGALNFDLGKNEVQSFLISCIKHWIDVYHLDGIRVDAVSNMLYLDYDDAPWTPNKDGGNLNYEGYYFLQRLNEIIKLEYPDVMMIAEESSSATKITGMKELGGLGFDYKWNMGWMNDILRFYEEDPIYRKYDFNLVTFSFMYVFNENYLLPFSHDEVVHGKKSMMHKMWGDRYNQFAGLRNLYTYQICHPGKKLLFMGSEYGQFLEWKSEEQLEWSNLEDPMNAKMKYFTSQLNQFYKDNRCLWEIDTSYDGIEIIDADNRDQSVLSFIRKGKKGDMLVCVFNMAPVERKDFTIGLPIAGIYEEVWNTELEEWGGVWKEHNQTVQTQEGLWKDYEQTLTFTLPAMGASVWKIKRRLKSAKTVTNKNQKGVENEE is encoded by the coding sequence ATGGATAAAAGAGAAGCTTTGCGCACCTTTATGACAGGAGAAAATTTTCACCTTCAGCATTATCTAGGAGCACATAGGGAAGAGCTAAATGGAGAGTATGGTTATACATTTCGTGTATGGGCTCCCAATGCTCAGGCTGTCCACTTGGTGGGGGATTTTACCAACTGGATTGAGGGTCAGATTCCAATGGTAAGAAATGACTTTGGGGTCTGGGAAGTCTTTACCAACATGGCTCAAGAAGGGCATATTTACAAATATCATGTCACACGTCAAAATGGTCATCAACTGATGAAGATTGACCCTTTTGCTGTCAGATATGAGGCGCGTCCAGGAACAGGGGCAATCGTAACAGAGCTTCCAGAAAAGAAATGGAAGGATGGACTTTGGCTGGCACGAAGAAAACGTTGGGGCTTTGCTGAACGTCCTGTCAATATCTATGAAGTTCACGCTGGATCATGGAAAAGAAATCCTGATGGCAGTCCTTATAGTTTTGCCCAGCTCAAGGATGAACTCATTCCTTATCTCGTTGAAATGAACTATACTCATATTGAGTTTATGCCCTTGATGTCCCATCCACTAGGTTTGAGTTGGGGTTATCAGCTTATGGGTTGCTTCGCTTTAGAGTATGCTTATGGCCGACCAGAGGAGTTTCAAGATTTTGTAGAGGAGTGTCATATCAATAATATTGGGGTTATTGTGGACTGGGTACCAGGTCACTTTACCATCAACGATGATGCCTTAGCCTATTATGATGGGACACCGACTTTTGAATACCAAGACCATAATAAGGCTCATAACTATGGTTGGGGTGCCCTTAATTTTGACCTTGGAAAAAATGAAGTCCAGTCCTTCTTAATTTCTTGTATTAAGCATTGGATCGATGTCTATCATTTGGATGGTATTCGTGTGGATGCTGTTAGCAACATGCTTTATTTGGACTATGATGATGCTCCATGGACACCTAATAAAGATGGGGGAAATCTCAACTATGAAGGTTATTATTTCCTTCAACGCTTGAATGAGATTATTAAGTTAGAATATCCAGATGTGATGATGATTGCAGAAGAAAGTTCGTCTGCAACCAAGATTACGGGAATGAAAGAGCTTGGTGGTCTAGGATTTGACTACAAATGGAACATGGGCTGGATGAATGATATCCTCCGTTTCTACGAAGAAGATCCGATTTATCGTAAATATGACTTTAATTTGGTGACTTTCAGCTTTATGTATGTTTTCAATGAAAACTATCTCTTGCCATTCTCGCACGATGAAGTGGTTCATGGTAAGAAGAGTATGATGCATAAGATGTGGGGAGATCGTTACAATCAATTCGCAGGCTTACGCAATCTCTACACTTACCAAATTTGTCACCCTGGTAAGAAATTGCTCTTCATGGGTAGCGAATACGGTCAATTCCTAGAATGGAAATCTGAAGAACAACTAGAATGGTCTAACCTAGAAGACCCAATGAATGCTAAGATGAAGTATTTCACTTCTCAGCTAAACCAGTTTTACAAAGACAACCGCTGTCTGTGGGAAATTGATACCAGCTATGATGGTATTGAAATCATTGATGCGGATAATCGAGACCAGAGTGTTCTTTCCTTCATCCGTAAGGGTAAGAAGGGCGACATGCTAGTCTGCGTCTTTAATATGGCACCTGTTGAACGAAAAGATTTTACAATTGGACTGCCTATTGCAGGGATTTATGAAGAAGTCTGGAATACTGAGTTAGAAGAGTGGGGAGGCGTTTGGAAAGAACATAATCAAACTGTTCAAACGCAAGAAGGACTATGGAAAGATTATGAGCAGACCTTGACCTTTACCCTACCGGCTATGGGAGCAAGTGTTTGGAAAATCAAACGCCGCTTGAAATCTGCAAAAACCGTCACAAATAAAAACCAAAAAGGAGTAGAAAATGAAGAATGA
- the pulA gene encoding type I pullulanase: protein MYTYPMRIHYHRKNGEYDTCSFVKSKDQRIDLLTYQEDYFGALFSFEHPSAHPLESLNFVVHTGQTSKEYAIRFNHYPLLTEVWILEGDDRIYYSENPAIASSFYKNQNPFAFDKAINSASFDHHWGYQGELGCRVEDNQAHFSLWSPTATAVQVVVYESATNDAPVWKTFDMERGNRYSYNHKDNTIGVWSLDVEEDLTGKAYQYQVQFPHHQTLTRDPYTIATSPDGKRSAILNHAEKQVENFEVKHGSDAAWRLENPCKAVICEMHIRDLTQSPTSGVDEHLRGTFLGAAQTGTVNQYDQSTAFDHIKKLGYNYVQLQPIADRHKEYDEDGNVTYNWGYDPQNYNAPETSFSTNPEDPAQVIRDLKTMVQAYHDAGIGVIMDVVYNHTFSVVDAPFQTTVPDYYYRMNPDGTFQNGTGVGNETASEHEMFRKYMIDSLLYWVQEYNIDGFRFDLMGIHDVKTMQMIRQSLDEIDPNIILYGEGWDMGTGLAPYDKAKKDNAYEMPNIGFFNDNQRDAVKGGEVYGAIKSGFVSGAATEPILAKAILGSRELGTYTHPNQVLNYVEAHDNYNLHDLLATLHPDQSSEQIMRKVETATAMNLLMQGMAFMEIGQEFGRTKLVATGENGELTHDDRERAMNSYNAPDSVNQVNWDLINERQDSIEFIRQVIRLKTKTGAFSYSSYDEIYHHVFVHSAIEHSGCLIYEVHGKEHLLVVVNAKSEPYQFENAGNLAMLVTNSRSKEDNVLDDISLAVLSVL, encoded by the coding sequence ATGTATACTTACCCTATGCGCATTCATTACCATCGCAAGAATGGTGAATATGACACTTGCTCTTTTGTAAAGAGTAAGGATCAACGAATTGATTTACTAACTTACCAAGAAGATTATTTTGGAGCCTTATTTAGCTTTGAACACCCAAGCGCTCATCCCTTAGAAAGTTTGAATTTTGTGGTTCATACAGGTCAAACTAGTAAAGAATATGCTATCCGTTTTAATCACTATCCCCTATTAACAGAGGTCTGGATTTTGGAAGGCGATGATCGGATTTATTACTCTGAAAATCCTGCTATTGCCAGTTCTTTCTATAAAAATCAAAATCCTTTTGCCTTTGATAAGGCCATTAACAGTGCTAGTTTTGACCATCATTGGGGCTACCAAGGGGAATTGGGTTGCCGTGTAGAGGACAATCAGGCTCATTTTTCCCTTTGGTCACCAACAGCGACAGCAGTGCAGGTTGTGGTTTATGAATCAGCTACTAATGATGCACCTGTTTGGAAGACTTTTGATATGGAGAGAGGCAATCGCTACTCTTATAACCATAAGGACAATACTATTGGTGTCTGGAGTTTGGATGTTGAGGAAGATTTGACTGGTAAGGCTTATCAGTATCAGGTCCAATTCCCTCATCACCAAACACTGACACGCGATCCTTACACCATTGCGACCAGTCCTGATGGCAAACGTTCTGCTATTCTGAACCATGCAGAAAAGCAGGTTGAAAATTTCGAGGTCAAGCATGGTTCTGATGCTGCTTGGCGTTTGGAAAATCCATGTAAGGCAGTTATTTGTGAAATGCATATTCGTGATTTGACCCAATCACCGACCTCAGGTGTGGATGAACATCTTCGAGGAACGTTCTTGGGTGCTGCTCAGACTGGAACGGTTAACCAGTACGATCAGTCAACTGCTTTTGATCACATCAAGAAGTTGGGCTACAATTATGTTCAGTTGCAACCAATTGCAGACCGTCACAAAGAATACGATGAGGACGGGAATGTAACCTACAACTGGGGTTATGACCCACAAAACTATAACGCGCCAGAAACTAGTTTTTCAACTAATCCAGAGGATCCAGCTCAGGTCATTCGTGATTTGAAGACCATGGTTCAAGCTTACCACGATGCGGGTATTGGTGTTATTATGGATGTGGTCTATAACCATACCTTCTCAGTTGTTGATGCACCTTTCCAAACAACAGTCCCTGATTACTATTATCGTATGAATCCAGACGGTACCTTCCAGAATGGAACGGGTGTTGGAAATGAAACAGCCAGTGAACACGAAATGTTCCGCAAGTATATGATTGATTCTCTTCTATACTGGGTGCAGGAATACAATATTGACGGCTTCCGTTTTGACTTGATGGGGATTCATGATGTCAAGACCATGCAGATGATTCGTCAGAGCTTGGATGAAATCGACCCTAACATTATCCTCTATGGAGAAGGATGGGATATGGGAACAGGCCTTGCCCCTTATGATAAGGCTAAGAAAGACAACGCCTACGAAATGCCAAATATTGGTTTCTTTAATGACAATCAGCGTGATGCTGTCAAAGGTGGAGAAGTTTACGGTGCTATCAAGTCAGGTTTTGTCAGTGGTGCTGCGACAGAGCCAATTCTAGCTAAAGCAATCCTAGGAAGTCGTGAATTAGGAACCTATACACATCCCAATCAGGTGCTTAACTATGTGGAAGCCCATGACAATTACAATCTTCACGATTTATTGGCAACCCTTCATCCAGACCAAAGTTCAGAACAAATCATGCGCAAGGTTGAGACAGCCACAGCCATGAATCTACTCATGCAGGGGATGGCCTTTATGGAAATCGGTCAAGAATTTGGTCGTACCAAACTGGTTGCGACTGGTGAGAATGGTGAGTTGACACATGATGATAGAGAGCGTGCGATGAATAGCTATAATGCTCCTGACAGTGTGAACCAAGTCAACTGGGATTTGATCAATGAGCGTCAAGACAGTATTGAATTTATTCGTCAAGTCATCCGATTGAAGACAAAAACTGGTGCCTTTTCTTACTCTAGCTATGATGAAATTTACCATCATGTCTTTGTGCATTCCGCGATTGAACATAGCGGCTGCCTTATCTATGAAGTTCATGGGAAAGAACACCTCTTGGTGGTTGTGAATGCTAAATCAGAACCCTATCAATTTGAAAATGCAGGAAATTTAGCTATGTTGGTAACTAATAGTCGTTCAAAAGAAGATAATGTTTTAGATGATATTAGTCTAGCCGTCTTGAGTGTTTTATAA
- the ligA gene encoding NAD-dependent DNA ligase LigA, with protein sequence MNKRMNELVALLNRYATEYYTSDNPSVSDSEYDRLYRELVELETAYPDQVLADSPTHRVGGKVLDCFEKYSHQYPLYSLQDAFSREELEAFDARVRKEVAHPTYICELKIDGLSISLTYEKGILLAGATRGDGSIGENITENLKRVKDIPLTLPEELDITVRGECYMPRASFDQVNQARQENGEPEFANPRNAAAGTLRQLDTAVVAKRNLATFLYQEVSPSTRDSQEKVLKHLEQLGFVVNPKRILAENIDEIWDFIQEVGEERDNLPYDIDGVVIKVNDLASQEELGFTVKAPKWAVAYKFPAEEKEAQLLSVDWTVGRTGVVTPTANLTPVQLAGTTVSRATLHNVDYIAEKDIRKDDTVIVYKAGDIIPAVLRVVESKRVSEEKLDIPTNCPSCDSDLLHFEDEVALRCINPRCPAQIMEGLIHFASRDAMNITGLGPSIVEKLFAANLVKDVADIYRLQEEDFLLLEGVKEKSASKLYQAIQASKENSAEKLLFGLGIRHVGSKASQLLLQHFHSIENLAQADPEEVASIESLGGVIAKSLQTYFATEGSEILFRELKEAGVNLDYKGQTVVADAALSGLTVVLTGKLERLKRSEAKSKLESLGAKVTGSVSKKTDLVVAGADAGSKLQKAQELGIEVRDEAWLESL encoded by the coding sequence ATGAATAAAAGAATGAATGAGTTAGTCGCCTTACTCAATCGCTATGCGACTGAGTACTATACCAGCGATAATCCATCGGTTTCAGACAGTGAGTACGACCGTCTTTACCGTGAGTTGGTCGAGTTAGAAACTGCCTATCCAGATCAAGTGTTAGCAGATAGTCCGACCCATCGTGTTGGTGGCAAGGTTTTAGATTGTTTTGAAAAATACAGTCATCAGTATCCTCTTTATAGTTTGCAGGATGCTTTTTCACGTGAGGAGCTTGAAGCTTTTGATGCGCGTGTTCGTAAGGAAGTGGCTCATCCGACCTATATTTGTGAGCTGAAAATCGATGGCTTATCTATCTCGCTAACTTATGAAAAGGGGATTTTGCTTGCTGGGGCAACACGTGGAGATGGTTCAATTGGTGAAAATATCACAGAAAACCTCAAACGCGTCAAGGATATTCCCTTAACTTTGCCAGAAGAACTAGATATCACCGTTCGTGGGGAATGTTACATGCCACGCGCTTCTTTTGACCAGGTCAACCAAGCTCGCCAAGAAAATGGAGAGCCTGAATTTGCCAATCCTCGTAATGCGGCAGCAGGCACCCTGCGTCAGTTGGATACAGCAGTAGTAGCCAAGCGTAATCTTGCAACGTTTCTCTATCAGGAAGTCAGCCCTTCAACTCGTGACAGCCAAGAAAAGGTTTTGAAGCACCTAGAACAGCTCGGTTTTGTAGTCAATCCTAAGCGGATTTTGGCTGAAAACATAGATGAAATCTGGGATTTTATCCAAGAAGTAGGAGAGGAACGGGACAATCTGCCTTATGATATCGATGGTGTGGTGATTAAGGTCAATGACCTGGCAAGTCAAGAAGAACTTGGTTTTACCGTTAAGGCTCCAAAGTGGGCAGTAGCCTACAAGTTTCCTGCTGAGGAAAAAGAAGCTCAACTCTTATCAGTTGATTGGACAGTTGGCCGTACGGGTGTTGTAACCCCAACTGCAAATCTGACTCCTGTTCAGCTAGCTGGTACAACAGTTAGTCGTGCGACCCTGCACAATGTGGATTATATTGCTGAAAAAGATATCCGTAAAGACGACACGGTCATCGTCTATAAGGCCGGGGACATCATCCCTGCCGTTTTACGCGTGGTAGAGTCCAAACGGGTTTCTGAAGAGAAACTAGATATTCCTACAAACTGTCCAAGTTGTGACTCTGACTTGTTGCACTTTGAAGATGAAGTGGCCCTGCGTTGTATCAATCCGCGTTGCCCTGCTCAAATCATGGAAGGTTTGATTCACTTTGCCTCTCGAGATGCTATGAATATTACAGGCCTTGGTCCATCTATTGTTGAGAAGCTTTTTGCTGCCAATCTAGTCAAGGATGTGGCGGATATTTACCGATTACAAGAAGAAGATTTCCTTCTTTTAGAGGGGGTCAAGGAAAAGTCTGCTTCTAAACTGTATCAGGCCATTCAAGCATCTAAGGAAAATTCTGCCGAGAAGCTCTTATTTGGTTTGGGAATTCGCCATGTAGGAAGCAAGGCCAGTCAGCTCTTACTTCAACATTTCCATTCAATTGAAAATCTGGCTCAGGCAGATCCAGAGGAAGTGGCTAGTATTGAAAGTCTGGGTGGCGTGATTGCCAAAAGTCTCCAGACTTATTTTGCGACAGAAGGCTCTGAAATTCTCTTCAGAGAATTGAAAGAAGCTGGGGTCAATTTGGATTATAAAGGTCAGACAGTAGTAGCGGATGCAGCCTTGTCAGGCTTGACCGTGGTATTGACTGGAAAATTAGAACGTCTCAAGCGCTCAGAAGCTAAAAGTAAACTCGAAAGTCTGGGTGCAAAAGTAACAGGCAGTGTTTCTAAAAAGACCGATCTTGTTGTTGCAGGAGCAGATGCTGGAAGTAAACTTCAAAAGGCACAAGAACTTGGTATTGAGGTTAGAGACGAGGCATGGCTAGAAAGTTTGTAA